A single window of Callithrix jacchus isolate 240 chromosome 6, calJac240_pri, whole genome shotgun sequence DNA harbors:
- the MRPS11 gene encoding small ribosomal subunit protein uS11m isoform X1, with protein MQAVRNAGSWLLRSWPPTSGVVARTAARTIHTGARQLQDAAAKQEVEEKSAAPRHTSFSIYPPIPGEESSLRWAGKKFEEIPIAHIKASYNNTQIQVLSASNQPLAHASCGTEGFRNARKGTGIAAQTAGIAAAAKAIQKGVTHIRVVVKGLGPGRLSAINGLTMGGLEVISITDNTPIPHNGCRPRKARRL; from the exons ATGCAGGCTGTAAGAAACGCGGGGTCGTGGCTCCTGCGGAGTTGGCCCCCGACGTCTGG GGTTGTGGCCAGGACGGCGGCCCGGACCATCCACACAGGCGCCCGGCAGCTGCAAGACGCTGCAGCCAAGCAGGAAGTTGAAGAGAAGTCGGCAGCTCCCAGACACACCAGCTTCAG CATTTACCCTCCTATTCCAGGAGAGGAGAGCTCTCTGAGGTGGGCAGGAAAGAAGTTTGAGGAGATCCCAATTGCACACATTAAAGCATCCTACAACAA CACACAGATCCAGGTACTCTCTGCCAGTAACCAGCCCCTTGCCCATGCTTCCTGTGGCACAGAGGGATTTCGGAATGCCAGGAAGGGCACAGGCATCGCAGCACAGACAGCAGGCATAGCCGCAGCGGCG AAAGCTATACAAAAGGGTGTGACCCACATCCGAGTTGTGGTGAAAGGCCTGGGGCCAGGACGCTTG TCTGCCATCAATGGACTGACCATGGGGGGCCTGGAAGTGATCTCAATCACAGACAACACCCCCATCCCGCACAACGGCTGCCGTCCCAGGAAGGCTCGGAGGCTGTGA
- the MRPS11 gene encoding small ribosomal subunit protein uS11m isoform X2, protein MTVSLVPTATSRVVARTAARTIHTGARQLQDAAAKQEVEEKSAAPRHTSFSIYPPIPGEESSLRWAGKKFEEIPIAHIKASYNNTQIQVLSASNQPLAHASCGTEGFRNARKGTGIAAQTAGIAAAAKAIQKGVTHIRVVVKGLGPGRLSAINGLTMGGLEVISITDNTPIPHNGCRPRKARRL, encoded by the exons ATGACTGTCTCCCTCGTGCCCACTGCCACCTCCAG GGTTGTGGCCAGGACGGCGGCCCGGACCATCCACACAGGCGCCCGGCAGCTGCAAGACGCTGCAGCCAAGCAGGAAGTTGAAGAGAAGTCGGCAGCTCCCAGACACACCAGCTTCAG CATTTACCCTCCTATTCCAGGAGAGGAGAGCTCTCTGAGGTGGGCAGGAAAGAAGTTTGAGGAGATCCCAATTGCACACATTAAAGCATCCTACAACAA CACACAGATCCAGGTACTCTCTGCCAGTAACCAGCCCCTTGCCCATGCTTCCTGTGGCACAGAGGGATTTCGGAATGCCAGGAAGGGCACAGGCATCGCAGCACAGACAGCAGGCATAGCCGCAGCGGCG AAAGCTATACAAAAGGGTGTGACCCACATCCGAGTTGTGGTGAAAGGCCTGGGGCCAGGACGCTTG TCTGCCATCAATGGACTGACCATGGGGGGCCTGGAAGTGATCTCAATCACAGACAACACCCCCATCCCGCACAACGGCTGCCGTCCCAGGAAGGCTCGGAGGCTGTGA